The following coding sequences are from one Triticum aestivum cultivar Chinese Spring chromosome 5A, IWGSC CS RefSeq v2.1, whole genome shotgun sequence window:
- the LOC123105361 gene encoding uncharacterized protein (The sequence of the model RefSeq protein was modified relative to this genomic sequence to represent the inferred CDS: added 69 bases not found in genome assembly), whose product MDTGADPPRHRRLRKASDLRTAPAYPHPKRIRPGEEHNSCCEDKISSLPDEMLILIIDKLDARTATNTTILSKRWRDLYTHSHTCYDLTVDDILPPRYHRLKQIVVEAEAGYEAKKNALKSDDSDASRDQLYSFKDWKWKVRLLTPILQRYERSAMRRYVKRVNAFLLAPNNVQPRSIQKLRLQACGTSYFTDQWITQAIGRWGVEDLELVIDNSCWLYDFRLLDGCKNVRLKRLVLSNCYHFVAPYSLTFQRLTSLTLCKESSRMSRVDDILRNCVQLLDLRLKDFSCRQPAFHIFVPNSKLKSLQLDSYNTVGAYLGLVPYLETFACGGQPTILHYGVVPRLRHVSLNFLQTRDDGKDDSSGSDRTYQISKFFLGEPPPLEYLVLQLRGRQMWIELTAIRSQLNHLKKLFIANVPMNWDTFWILHLLAAAPALESLHVHFDNNSEKASAAGSLDVQVEHRPHHHHLKELVVIGFGGAAWQTGFVKQIIQASPILERVHLLDGHVVDDEDRELVGLEIVRRRREWHECERLKVLDELTDGISSPHLKIVLE is encoded by the exons ATGGACACGGGCGCAGATCCTCCACGCCACCGCCGGCTCAGGAAGGCCTCCGATCTCCGCACCGCCCCCGCCTACCCACACCCGAAACGG ATACGCCCGGGCGAGGAGCACAACAGTTGCTGTGAGGACAAGATCAGCAGCTTACCTGACGAGATGTTAATCTTGATCATCGACAAGCTAGATGCACGGACAGCGACAAACACCACTATCCTTTCGAAGCGATGGCGGGATCTCTATACACACTCACACACATGTTATGACCTTACGGTTGATGACATTCTCCCTCCACGGTACCACAGACTGAAGCAAATTGTGGTGGAGGCTGAGGCAGGGTACGAGGCAAAGAAGAATGCACTGAAGTCGGATGACAGTGATGCTTCTAGAGACCAGTTATATTCCTTCAAAGACTGGAAGTGGAAAGTCCGTCTGCTAACACCCATCCTGCAACGTTATGAGCGTTCGGCCATGCGACGCTATGTTAAACGGGTGAATGCATTCCTTCTGGCTCCCAACAATGTTCAGCCACGGTCTATCCAGAAGCTGAGGCTTCAAGCCTGTGGGACGAGCTATTTCACTGATCAATGGATTACGCAAGCGATTGGCAGATGGGGCGTTGAAGATTTGGAGCTTGTCATTGACAACTCTTGCTGGCTCTATGACTTCCGGCTGTTGGATGGATGCAAAAATGTGCGGCTGAAACGGCTTGTGCTATCCAATTGTTATCATTTTGTTGCACCCTACTCCTTGACGTTTCAGAGGCTCACATCACTCACTCTCTGCAAAGAAAGTTCACGTATGTCACGCGTTGATGATATTCTGAGAAACTGTGTGCAGCTGCTGGATTTGAGGCTGAAAGATTTTAGTTGTCGCCAACCTGCTTTTCATATCTTTGTTCCTAACTCAAAGTTAAAGAGTCTGCAATTGGACAGCTACAACACTGTGGGTGCCTACCTGGGTTTGGTGCCTTATCTTGAAACATTTGCTTGTGGTGGTCAGCCAACTATACTACACTATGGCGTGGTGCCTCGACTTAGGCATGTGAGTCTGAACTTCTTGCAAACTAGAGATGACGGCAAGGATGATTCCTCCGGTAGCGACAGGACATATCAAATAAGCAAATTCTTTTTAGGGGAGCCGCCACCGCTAGAGTACCTTGTTCTGCAGTTAAGAGGGCGTCAG ATGTGGATTGAACTAACCGCCATTCGCAGCCAGCTTAATCATCTCAAGAAACTATTCATTGCAAATGTGCCAATGAACTGGGATACATTCTGGATTCTCCACCTACTTGCTGCCGCACCTGCCTTGGAGTCGCTCCATGTTCAT CACCATCACCTGAAAGAACTCGTGGTCATCGGCTTCGGCGGGGCGGCCTGGCAGACAGGCTTTGTGAAGCAGATCATCCAGGCATCGCCGATCCTGGAGCGCGTCCACCTGCTGGACGGGCACGTTGTCGATGATGAGGATCGGGAGCTCGTCGGCCTGGagatcgtccgccgccgccgggagtGGCACGAGTGCGAGAGATTGAAGGTGCTCGACGAACTGACAGACGGGATCAGTTCGCCGCATCTCAAAATAGTTTTGGAATGA
- the LOC123105362 gene encoding casein kinase 1-like protein HD16 gives MPELRSGVRRACLRSSRLEDVQAADQVAAPVLPAPRGRGGRRGGGGAAGRGNKKAAAAGRGRPAPKARGKRVEAIDLTDQPFEDIPEAIVGEAVAATAQQDLGLNKVADRAANFKMEGASGDRLAAAEDEATTTPVPERVQVGGSPEYITDRKLGKGGFGQVYVGRRITGGASRTGPDAYEVALKLEHRRSKGCSYGPPFEWQVYQSLNGCYGIPSVHYKGRQGDYYILVMDMLGPSLWDVWNSMGQAMSSHMVACIAVESISILEKLHSKGFVHGDVKPENFLLGQPGSPDEKKLFLIDLGLASKWKKASSSQHVEYDQRPDIFRGTIRYASVHAHLGRTGSRRDDLESLAYTLIFLIRGRLPWQGFQGDNKIFLVCKKKMATSADVLSCFCPPPFKHFLEMVTNMKFDEEPNYAKLISLFDSLIEVPASRPIRIDGALKVGQKRGRMVVNLEEEEQPKKKVRLGSPATQWISVYNARRPMKQRYHYNVADSRLHQHIEKGNEDGLYISCVASSANFWALIMDAGTGFGSQVYELSQIFLHKDWIMEQWEKNFYITAIAGATNGSSLVVMSKGTPYTQQSYKVSESFPYKWINKKWKEGFHVTSMGTAGNRWGVVMSRNAGYSDQVVELDFLYPSEGLHRRWESGYRITSSAGTPDQAAFILSIPKRKPLDETQETLRTSAFPSNHVKEKWAKNLYIASICYGRTAC, from the exons ATGCCAGAGCTGCGAAGTGGTGTTCGGAGAGCTTGTCTGAGGTCCAGCAGGCTTGAAGACGTCCAGGCTGCAGATCAGGTAGCCGCTCCCGTGTTGCCAGCTCCCCGGGGGAGGGGTGggaggcgtggtggtggtggtgcggctgGCAGAGGCAACAAGAAAGCAGCTGCCGCGGGAAGAGGAAGGCCAGCTCCAAAGGCTAGAGGAAAGAGGGTCGAGGCTATTGATCTGACTGACCAGCCTTTCGAGGACATCCCTGAAGCTATCGTTGGAGAGGCAGTTGCAGCCACCGCCCAGCAGGACCTTGGTTTGAACAAGGTAGCTGACAGGGCCGCCAACTTCAAAATGGAAGGTGCAAGTGGTGATAGACTTGCAGCGGCGGAAGATGAAGCCACGACGACGCCAGTGCCTGAGAGG GTTCAAGTTGGTGGTTCTCCAGAATATATAACTGATAGGAAGTTGGGTAAAGGTGGATTTGGCCAGGTCTATGTTGGCAGAAGAATAACTGGTGGGGCTTCTCGTACGGGCCCAGATGCATACGAG GTTGCACTCAAACTTGAACATCGAAGAAGCAAAGGATGTAGTTATGGCCCCCCGTTTGAGTGGCAGGTTTATCA GTCTCTCAATGGTTGTTATGGCATACCATCAGTCCACTACAAGGGTCGCCAGGGAGACTACTACATTCTT GTAATGGATATGCTGGGTCCTAGCCTCTGGGATGTTTGGAATTCAATGGGACAGGC GATGTCTTCTCATATGGTTGCTTGCATTGCCGTTGAGTCCATATCAATCCTTGAGAAGCTTCATTCCAAAGG CTTTGTCCATGGAGATGTAAAGCCAGAAAACTTTTTGCTTGGTCAACCTGGATCACCTGATGAGAAGAAGCTTTTCCTAATTGATCTTGGTTTAG CATCCAAGTGGAAAAAAGCATCATCCAGTCAGCATGTTGAATATGACCAGAGGCCAGACATCTTTAG GGGAACAATTAGATATGCTAGTGTCCATGCTCATTTAGGCCGTACAGGCAGTAGAAGGGATGATTTGGAGTCACTAGCGTACACCCTTATTTTTTTAATAAGAGGAAGATTACCTTGGCAAGGCTTTCAG GGAGACAACAAGATCTTTCTTGTTTGTAAGAAGAAGATGGCTACCTCTGCGGATGTTCTGAGTTGCTTCTGTCCACCTCCATTCAAACATTTTCTTGAGATGGTCACTAATATGAAATTTGATGAAGAGCCAAATTATGCAAAACTTATTTCTCTCTTTGATAGTCTGATTGAAGTGCCTGCTTCAAGACCCATCAGAATTGATGGTGCTCTAAAG GTTGGGCAGAAACGTGGAAGAATGGTTGTAAATCTTGAAGAAGAGGAACAGCCTAAGAAGAAAGTTCGGTTGGGGAGCCCAGCAACTCAATGGATTTCGGTTTATAATGCTAGGCGGCCTATGAAGCAGCG ATACCACTACAATGTAGCCGATTCAAGGTTGCACCAGCATATTGAAAAAGGCAATGAAGATGGCTTGTACATTAGTTGTGTAGCTTCTTCAGCAAATTTTTGGGCTCTCATAATGGACGCTGGGACCGGGTTTGGTTCTCAAGTGTATGAGCTTTCACAAATTTTCCTGCACAAG GATTGGATTATGGAGCAATGGGAAAAGAACTTCTATATAACAGCAATAGCTGGAGCAACCAATGGAAGCTCATTGGTTGTGATGTCCAAAG GAACTCCATACACACAGCAGTCATACAAAGTCAGTGAATCTTTTCCTTATAAGTGGATTAATAAAAAGTGGAAAGAAGGTTTTCATGTAACATCCATGGGTACTGCTGGGAACCGTTGGGGAGTTGTCATGTCGAGGAATGCGGGCTACTCTGACCAG GTTGTAGAGTTGGATTTTCTGTATCCAAGTGAAGGACTCCATCGGCGATGGGAGAGTGGTTACAGAATAACTTCATCCGCAGGCACACCTGACCAAGCTGCTTTTATCTTGAGCATACCAAAGAGGAAGCCACTGGACGAGACCCAGGAAACCCTTCGAACTTCTGCCTTCCCCAGTAACCACGTGAAG GAAAAGTGGGCGAAGAACCTGTACATCGCCTCAATCTGCTACGGGCGAACCGCGTGTTGA